One Fusarium poae strain DAOMC 252244 chromosome 4, whole genome shotgun sequence DNA window includes the following coding sequences:
- a CDS encoding hypothetical protein (BUSCO:4177at5125), with the protein MKTDFKFSNLLGTVYCQGNLLYSPDGTHLFSPVGNRVTVFNLVENKSYTLPFAHRKNIARIGLTPRGNLLLSIDEDGHAILTNVPRKISIYHFSFRSSVTALSFSPSGRHFAVGLGRRIEVWHVPSTPDASAEGELEFAPFVRYHSHTGHFDTVSSIEWSGDSRFFLTTSKDLTARIWSLTLEEGFTPTVLSGHKQAVIGAWFSENQETIYTVSKDGAVFDWQYVKPINRIEDEDKMQDDDDDLDMRWRIVQRHYFMQGSAHVRCAAFHPETNLLVAGFSNGLFGLYEMPDFNMIHKLSISQNDIDFVTINKSGEWLAFGASKLGQLLVWEWQSESYILKQQGHFDAMNSLVYSPDGQRIITCADDGKIKVWDIQSGFCIVTFTEHTSGVTACEFAKKGNVLFTSSLDGSIRAWDLIRYRNFRTFTAPTRLSFSCMAVDPSGEVVAAGSLDSFDIHIWSVQTGQLLDQLSGHEGPVSSLAFTPNGNSLISGSWDRTARIWSIFSRTQTSEPLQLQADVLDIAVRPDSLQLAISTLDGQLTFWSVTDAEQTSGVDGRRDVSGGRKLTDRRTAANMAGTKSFNTIRYSTDGSCLLAGGNSKYICLYSVTTMVLLKKFTVSVNLSLSGTQEFLNSKLLTEAGPAGELDDQEASDREDRVDSTLPGSKRGDPSARKKAPEVRVTGIGFSPAGTAFCAASTEGLLIYSLDQDIQFDPFDLNMEITPASTLAVLETEEDYLKALVMAFRLNEAGLIKRVFQTIPSHEIPLVVADLPTIYVSRLLRFVAAQTEESPHIEFCLVWIKAIVDKHGAWLSANRAKADIELRVVARAVAKMRDEIRRLADENVYMVDYLLGQAQDKTEKKDVKALNSGKDVDVKLIAVDGDEESDAGSDEWIGLE; encoded by the exons ATGAAGACCGATTTCAAG TTCTCGAACTTGCTGGGCACTGTTTACTGCCAGGGCAATCTGCTCTATAGCCCAGATGGCACCCATCTTTTCTCGCCAGTCGGCAACAGAGTGACTGTGTTCAACTTGGTAGA GAACAAATCATACACCCTACCCTTCGCTCATCGCAAAAACATTGCCCGTATCGGCCTCACACCCCGCGGCAACCTCCTCCTCTCCATTGACGAAGATGGCCATGCGATCTTGACCAATGTTCCTCGAAAGATTTCCATCTACCACTTCTCTTTCCGATCTTCTGTCACAGCGCTTTCATTTTCTCCGTCTGGGCGACATTTTGCCGTAGGACTCGGCAGAAGGATCGAGGTCTGGCATGTTCCCTCGACTCCCGATGCTTCTGCAGAGGGCGAGCTGGAATTCGCCCCCTTCGTTCGATACCACAGCCATACCGGTCATTTCGATACCGTTAGCAGTATTGAGTGGTCCGGCGACTCACGATTTTTCCTCACAACTTCCAAGGATCTTACAGCGCGGATATGGAGCTTGACCCTCGAAGAGGGTTTCACCCCAACAGTGCTTTCAGGCCACAAGCAGGCAGTCATTGGGGCTTGGTTCTCCGAGAATCAGGAGACCATCTACACTGTTAGCAAAGATGGCGCGGTATTCGATTGGCAATATGTCAAGCCCATCAACCGTATCGAAGACGAGGACAAGATgcaagacgacgatgacgatttgGATATGCGATGGCGCATCGTACAAAGACACTACTTCATGCAGGGAAGCGCTCATGTGCGATGCGCTGCTTTCCACCCCGAGACGAACCTCCTGGTCGCTGGTTTCTCCAATGGTCTGTTCGGCTTGTACGAGATGCCAGACTTCAACATGATCCACAAGCTCAGTATTTCTCAAAACGATATTGACTTTGTCACCATTAATAAGAGCGGCGAGTGGCTGGCGTTCGGCGCATCAAAACTCGGGCAATTGCTTGTGTGGGAGTGGCAATCTGAGTCTTATATCCTTAAGCAACAAGGCCATTTCGATGCGATGAACTCCCTTGTCTACTCTCCCGACGGCCAGCGCATTATTACCTGTGCCGACGACGGCAAGATCAAGGTCTGGGATATTCAGTCCGGCTTCTGTATTGTCACCTTCACTGAGCACACAAGTGGTGTGACTGCCTGTGAGTTTGCGAAGAAAGGAAACGTGCTCTTTACCAGCAGTTTGGACGGATCCATTCGAGCTTGGGATTTGATCCGATACCGAAATTTCCGGACGTTTACCGCACCTACAAGACTGTCATTTTCCTGCATGGCAGTTGATCCCAGTGGTGAAGTTGTAGCTGCTGGTTCTCTCGATTCCTTCGATATTCACATCTGGTCTGTCCAGACTGGCCAGCTCCTTGACCAGTTGTCAGGCCATGAAGGCCCAGTCTCGTCTTTAGCATTCACACCCAACGGCAACTCTCTAATCAGTGGTTCTTGGGATCGCACAGCCCGTATCTGGTCCATCTTCAGCAGAACACAAACGAGTGAACCCCTTCAACTCCAGGCTGACGTTCTTGATATTGCTGTTAGGCCGGACTCACTTCAGTTAGCCATTTCCACACTAGACGGACAATTGACCTTTTGGTCTGTGACAGACGCTGAGCAAACCTCTGGAGTTGATGGTCGAAGAGATGTCTCTGGTGGCCGAAAGCTCACAGATCGTCGAACAGCAGCAAACATGGCGGGAACAAAGAGCTTCAACACTATCCGATATAGCACAGACGGCAGTTGCCTGTTGGCTGGTGGTAACAGCAAGTACATCTGTCTGTACTCAGTAACCACTATGGTGCTACTGAAGAAGTTCACCGTCAGTGTGAACCTCTCGCTTTCTGGTACCCAGGAATTCCTCAACAGCAAGCTTCTGACCGAGGCTGGCCCAGCTGGAGAGCTCGATGACCAGGAGGCTTCAGATCGCGAAGACCGCGTGGATAGCACGCTGCCAGGATCAAAACGTGGCGACCCTTCAGCAAGAAAGAAGGCACCGGAAGTGCGTGTGACTGGAATTGGTTTCTCCCCTGCTGGCACTGCGTTCTGTGCTGCCTCAACAGAGGGTCTCCTAATTTACAGTCTGGACCAGGATATCCAGTTCGATCCCTTTGACTTGAATATGGAAATCACCCCGGCCTCGACCCTGGCTGTTCTCGAGACTGAGGAAGACTACCTAAAGGCTTTAGTCATGGCTTTCCGCCTCAACGAAGCCGGACTCATCAAGCGCGTCTTCCAAACTATTCCATCTCACGAAATTCCCCTTGTTGTTGCCGACCTACCCACAATCTACGTCTCTCGTCTCCTCCGATTCGTTGCCGCGCAGACCGAGGAGTCGCCGCACATCGAGTTCTGCCTCGTGTGGATCAAGGCTATCGTCGACAAACATGGAGCCTGGCTCTCTGCGAACCGCGCCAAGGCCGATATCGAGTTGAGAGTTGTCGCACGAGCTGTCGCCAAGATGAGGGACGAGATCAGGAGGCTTGCTGATGAGAACGTTTACATGGTTGATTACTTGCTGGGTCAAGCGCAGGACAAGACCGAAAAGAAGGATGTGAAGGCGTTGAATAGTGGAAAAGATGTGGATGTGAAGCTTATCGCTGTTGACGGGGATGAGGAGTCTGATGCAGGATCTGATGAATGGATTGGCTTAGAATAG
- a CDS encoding hypothetical protein (BUSCO:26740at5125): protein MASAAAENASPIGIANLPNQRHKIVAKRGAGFTIMVAGESGLGKTTFINTLFSTTIKNYADHKRRHQKQVDKTVEIEITKAELEEKFFKVRLTVIDTPGFGDYVNNRDSWMPIIEFLDDQHESYMLQEQQPRRQDKIDLRVHACLYFIRPTGHTLKPLDIEVMKRLCSRVNLIPVIAKADTLSPADLAKFKQRIVSVIEAQNIKIYQPPVEEDDEAAAQHARSLMNAMPFAVIGSEKDVKTGDGRIVKGRQYSWGVAEVENEDHCDFKKLRSILIRTHMLDLIHTTEELHYEAYRAQQMETRKFGEARPRKLDNPKFKEEEEALRKRFTEQVKIEEQRFRQWEQKLISERDRLNKDLEQTHAQIKQLEQELEQMQGSAVRSHGRR from the exons ATGGCTTCTGCAGCTGCCGAGAACGCTTCACCGATTGGTATTGCCAATCTGCCCAACCAGCGACACAAGATTGTCGCGAAGCGTGGCGCCGGCTTCACTATCATG GTTGCTGGCGAGTCTGGTCTGGGCAAGACTACCTTCATCAACACTCTCTTCTCCACCACCATTAAGAACTACGCCGATCACAAGCGACGCCACCAGAAGCAGGTTGACAAGACCGTCGAAATTGAGATCACCAAGGCTGAGCTTGAGGAGAAGTTCTTCAAAG TCCGATTGACCGTTATCGATACCCCCGGATTCGGCGACTATGTCAACAACCGCGACTCTTGGATGCCCATCATCGAGTTCCTCGACGACCAGCACGAGTCCTACATGCTTCAAGAACAGCAGCCCCGCCGTCAGGACAAGATCGACCTCCGTGTCCATGCCTGTCTGTACTTCATCCGCCCTACCGGCCACACCCTTAAGCCTCTTGACATTGAGGTCATGAAGCGCCTCTGTTCGCGCGTTAACTTGATTCCTGTTATCGCCAAGGCTGATACTCTCAGCCCTGCTGACCTGGCCAAGTTCAAGCAGCGA ATTGTTTCTGTCATCGAGgcccagaacatcaagaTCTACCAGCCCCCTGTcgaggaggacgacgagGCCGCTGCCCAGCATGCCCGCAGCCTTATGAACGCCATGCCTTTCGCCGTTATCGGTTCCGAGAAGGATGTCAAGACTGGCGATGGCCGCATTGTCAAGGGTCGACAATACTCTTGGGGTGTCGCCGAGGTTGAGAACGAGGACCACTGCgacttcaagaagctccgcTCCATTCTGATCCGAACACACATGCTCGACCTTATTCACACCACCGAGGAGCTGCATTACGAGGCCTACCGCGCCCAGCAGATGGAGACCCGCAAGTTCGGCGAGGCCCGTCCCCGCAAGCTCGACAaccccaagttcaaggaggaggaggaggcccTCCGAAAGCGATTCACCGAGCAGGTCAAGATCGAGGAGCAGCGCTTCCGACAATGGGAGCAGAAGCTCATTTCCGAGCGCGACCGCCTCAACAAGGATCTCGAACAAACCCACGCTCAGATCAAGCAGCTCGAGCAGGAGTTGGAGCAGATGCAGGGCAGTGCTGTCCGCAGTCATGGCCGCCGCTAA
- a CDS encoding hypothetical protein (BUSCO:23635at5125), with amino-acid sequence MPSIALRQSRRCRLTDPRAYLTNTPRFSYTNIQSRAATNASWRPVSILDDWVAKEARPISLRQLMVFGRSLTESRLISSANYVRTELPTRIAHRIRDMQRLPYVVTTNNHIKEVYDLYYHAFDTFRKVKEVKTLEDNDKLCELISHNLKSHLTVIPQLAMGILECGGLMSPIELDKFMNTILRSRISRRVIAEQHLSLTETYNSPNFSPGAKLSESDFIGEVFIKCYAKDVVERCSKAITALARTTNGPDVQIPDITVDGHLDASFPYILSHLEYIIGELLRNSVQAVIDRHQKTHSDPNNVKPPPVEITICENQQHVIIRICDRGGGIPRAELPHLWSFSKGPQSQRRLENLAQVPKMAATMQELHVEEELGRADLKAPPYQSSLSSLTSRPPNLRLGMGLPLSRVYAEYWAGNLDLHSLEGYGTDMFLQISRLGNKNEQLTTRASMDAL; translated from the exons ATGCCATCCATCGCCCTGCGACAGAGCAGACGATGTAGATTGACGGATCCGCGTGCTTACTTGACGAATACTCCCCGATTTTCGTATACGAACATACAATCTCGCGCTGCGACGAACGCATCATGGCGTCCGGTTTCCATTCTTGACGA CTGGGTCGCAAAAGAAGCTCGCCCCATCAGTCTTCGCCAACTTATGGTCTTTGGCCGATCTCTCACAGAATCGCGCCTGATCAGCTCTGCTAATTATGTTCGCACCGAACTACCTACGCG TATTGCGCATCGTATTCGAGACATGCAACGTCTACCATACGTCGTCACCACGAACAATCATATAAAAGAGGTCTATGATTTATATTATCATGCCTTCGACACATTTCGCAAAGTGAAAGAAGTCAAGACACTGGAGGATAACGACAAGTTGTGTGAACTCATCAGCCATAACCTTAAAAGCCACTTGACTGTAATACCACAGCTTGCGATGGGAATCCTGGAGTGCGGTGGTTTAATGAGTCCCATCGAGCTTGACAAATTTATGAATACCATTTTGAGATCA CGTATTTCGAGGCGAGTCATTGCTGAGCAGCATCTCTCCCTGACAGAAACATACAACTCGCCCAATTTCTCACCCGGCGCCAAACTTTCAGAGTCAGACTTCATTGGCGAAGTGTTTATTAAATGCTACGCCAAAGATGTTGTTGAGCGTTGTTCGAAAGCCATCACTGCTCTTGCACGCACCACTAACGGTCCAGATGTTCAGATTCCTGACATCACTGTTGATGGTCATCTCGATGCCTCGTTCCCTTACATTCTGAGCCACCTTGAATACATAATTGGCGAGCTGCTACGGAATTCCGTTCAAGCCGTCATTGACCGCCATCAGAAGACGCACTCGGATCCAAACAATGTGAAGCCCCCTCCTGTCGAGATCACTATCTGCGAAAACCAACAGCATGTTATCATACGGATATGTGATCGGGGTGGCGGAATTCCCCGTGCAGAGCTACCACATCTCTGGTCTTTCAGTAAGGGACCGCAAAGCCAGAGACGTCTTGAGAACCTTGCTCAAGTTCCTAAAATGGCAGCAACCATGCAGGAGCTTCACGTAGAAGAGGAACTTGGTCGCGCAGACTTAAAGGCGCCCCCATACCAAAGCTCTCTTTCATCTCTCACAAGCCGACCGCCCAATCTGAGACTCGGCATGGGCCTGCCCTTGAGTCGCGTCTACGCTGAGTACTGGGCTGGAAACCTCGACTTACATAGTCTTGAGGGTTATGGAACGGATATGTTTCTCCAGATTTCGCGACTTGGAAACAAGAACGAACAACTGACAACTCGAGCCAGTATGGATGCCTTATAG
- a CDS encoding hypothetical protein (MEROPS:MER0002179~BUSCO:1804at5125): MTFLTHDINSPNDMVMDTDDYIGVASEPEKVAIIDPDSFEQSEADQLQDLPLATDHDAMKEICLPPLIDEPKILGDYDYTWTVENWRSLNKKEHGPVFQAGGFPWRILLFPHGNNIDQCSIYLEHGFEADEVPENWSCCVQFALVLWNPNDPSLYIHHTAHHRFTKEEGDWGFTRFVEHRRMFNVPWEGSSRPLCENDTANITAYVRLVEDETGVLWHNFANYDSKKETGYVGLKNQGATCYLNSLMQSLYFTNKFRKARAIYEIPTEADPSMDNSAYTLQRLFYQLQTSDQAVGTTELTKSFGWDTRHIFEQQDVQEFSRKLMERMEDKMKGTPAQNVLPEMFSGKIKTYISCINVDYESSRIEDFWDIQLNVSGNKNLLESFEDYVQVEKMDGENQYFAGDQYKLQDANKGVIFNSFPDVLHLQLKRFEYDIQRDTMMKINDRYEFPEFFDAAPYLSEDADRSVPWTYQLHSVLVHSGDLNAGHYYAFLKPEKDGWFYKYDDDKVTKATMREVMEENFGGEYQTANGYPRATVQKKAPIMRQNSAYMLVYIRQSRLDDILCPVTKDNIPLHLRQKFDEETIQREARKKEAREAHLYMWAKVITDYSFQQFGGTDLCQFDANPQSDPAAPKFYRVRRAMTMEEFVAQVAADMNEDARRVRLWLMVNRQNKTIRPDQPIMDLKPTVDETYSRSAAHRDTSLRVWAEVAEEVNADGEPIWPSYQSQPNGVIVKNDTILLLLKHFDIDAQTLRGVGHVYISKEKKVEELLPMILKKMGWGEKLPAEEKLLLWEEIKPTMIEPLKPKQSLKIAELQDGDIICFQRTKANVEKRAGDKASQESSNTSEHFEDAREYYDFLEHRKTIKFHPHPTRCDPAQYPPFELVLNSKITYDVLSERVGAYLDVQPTHIRFWTINLSTHNPKAPVRRGANPTLRQILSPMGSTALNSTQMNDAFYFEVLEMSLTELDTKKSIKVTLLSEGITKEDTYDLLVPKTGTMDDLVEALIKKAQIPGEAESGRIRIYETSSNRFYREPSRDHPVINLNEFARVYAERVPQEEINADDNQFVQVFHYQNDVSRVHGVPFKFLVVEGETFADTKKRLEKRTGIKGKSFEKIKIAVVRRSNYSKPQYLNDDDVLSTLVQGEDDYLGLDHVDRTRALRNGVGDLFLR, from the exons ATGACCTTCCTT ACTCACGATATCAACTCCCCAAACGACATGGTCATGGACACGGACGATTATATTGGCGTGGCCAGCGAGCCTGAGAAGGTTGCTATCATTGACCCCGACAGTTTTGAACAAAGCGAAGCCGACCAGTTGCAAGACCTGCCCTTGGCCACCGACC ATGACGCCATGAAAGAGATTTGTCTCCCCCCTCTTATCGACGAACCAAAGATTCTTGGAGACTACGATTACACATGGACTGTTGAGAACTGGCGCAGTTTGAATAAGAAGGAACACGGCCCTGTCTTCCAAGCAGGTGGTTTCCCATG GCGAATTTTGCTCTTCCCGCATGGCAACAATATTGATCAATGTTCTATCTACCTTGAACATGGCTTCGAAGCCGATGAAGTCCCCGAAAACTGGAGCTGTTGCGTCCAATTTGCGCTTGTCCTCTGGAACCCGAACGACCCCAGCCTATATATCCACCACACTGCCCATCATCGATTcaccaaagaagaaggcgatTGGGGGTTTACTCGCTTCGTCGAGCACCGTCGTATGTTCAATGTACCCTGGGAAGGGAGCAGTCGACCCCTCTGCGAGAACGACACCGCCAATATTACCGCTTACGTACGCCTCGTCGAGGATGAGACGGGCGTACTGTGGCATAACTTTGCCAACTATGATTCCAAAAAGGAGACAGGATACGTTGGCTTGAAGAACCAAGGCGCAACATGCTATCTGAACTCTTTGATGCAATCGCTTTACTTTACAAACAAGTTCCGAAAGGCAAGG GCCATCTATGAAATTCCTACCGAGGCCGATCCAAGCATGGACAATAGTGCTTACACATTGCAGCGACTGTTTTACCAACTCCAAACCTCGGACCAGGCAGTTGGAACCACTGAGCTCACAAAGTCTTTCGGTTGGGATACACGACACATCTTTGAGCAGCAGGATGTCCAAGAGTTTTCGCGCAAGCTCATGGAAAGAATGGAGGACAAGATGAAGGGAACACCTGCTCAGAATGTCCTGCCAGAAATGTTCAGTGGCAAGATTAAGACATACATCTCATGTATCAACGTCGACTACGAATCTAGCCGAATTGAAGATTTCTGGGACATTCAACTGAACGTCAGCGGAAACAAGAATCTTCTCGAAAGTTTTGAGGACTACGTTCAGGTCGAGAAAATGGACGGAGAGAACCAGTACTTTGCTGGTGACCAGTACAAGCTTCAAGATGCAAACAAGGGTGTTATTTTTAACAGTTTCCCAGATGTGCTGCATCTCCAATTGAAGCGCTTTGAGTACGACATCCAACGCGATACCATGATGAAGATCAATGATCGATACGAGTTCCCCGAATTTTTCGATGCCGCGCCATATCTGTCCGAGGATGCTGATAGGTCTGTTCCTTGGACTTATCAGCTTCACAGCGTTTTGGTTCACAGTGGTGATCTGAATGCTGGACATTATTATGCCTTCTTGAAGCCTGAGAAGGATGGCTGGTTCTACAAGTACGACGACGACAAAGTCACCAAGGCAACGATGCGCGAAGTTATGGAAGAGAACTTTGGTGGAGAATACCAGACAGCCAACGGCTACCCCCGTGCAACCGTGCAGAAGAAGGCCCCTATCATGCGCCAGAACAGCGCCTACATGTTGGTTTATATCCGACAGTCGCGACTGGATGACATCCTTTGTCCAGTCACCAAGGACAATATTCCTTTACATCTTA GACAAAAATTCGACGAGGAGACAATTCAACGGGAAGCTCGCAAGAAAGAGGCTCGGGAAGCGCATCTCTATATGTGGGCAAAGGTGATCACTGACTATTCTTTCCAACAATTTGGTGGGACAGATTTGTGCCAGTTCGATGCAAACCCCCAATCCGATCCGGCTGCGCCCAAATTTTATCGAGTCCGTCGTGCGATGACCATGGAAGAGTTTGTTGCGCAGGTTGCAGCTGATATGAATGAGGACGCGCGAAGAGTGCGACTCTGGCTCATGGTCAACCGACAGAACAAGACGATTCGACCCGACCAACCAATCATGGATCTAAAGCCTACAGTTGACGAGACTTATTCCCGATCTGCCGCACACCGTGATACTAGTTTACGGGTGTGGGCTGAAGTCGCCGAGGAGGTCAATGCTGACGGCGAGCCCATCTGGCCGTCTTACCAGAGCCAACCCAATGGTGTCATCGTTAAGAACGACACTATTCTCCTCCTTCTGAAGCATTTCGACATTGACGCCCAGACTCTACGTGGTGTTGGCCATGTCTACATTtcgaaagagaagaaggttgaAGAACTGCTTCCTATGATCCTTAAGAAGATGGGCTGGGGTGAGAAGTTGCCAGCTGAGGAAAAGCTATTGCTTTGGGAG GAGATCAAACCTACGATGATCGAGCCACTAAAGCCTAAACAGTCTTTGAAGATTGCAGAGCTTCAAGACGGCGACATCATTTGCTTTCAGCGAACCAAGGCCAATGTTGAGAAACGCGCCGGTGACAAGGCTTCACAAGAATC AAGCAATACATCTGAACACTTTGAAGATGCGCGCGAATACTACGACTTCTTGGAGCACAGGAAGACGATCAAGTTCCACCCTCATCCTACCCGATGTGACCCAGCTCAGTACCCCCCGTTTGAGCTGGTGCTTAATTCTAAGATAACATACGATGTTTTGTCGGAGCGTGTCGGGGCTTATCTTGATGTGCAGCCTACACATATTCGGTTCTGGACGATAAACCTTTCGACACATAATCCTAAGGCGCCTGTGAGAAGGGGTGCGAACCCAACTCTGCGACAGATCCTCAGCCCCATGGGCTCAACTGCTCTCAACTCTACTCAAATGAATGACGCTTTCTACTTTGAGGTGCTTGAGATGAGTCTTACGGAGCTCGACACCAAGAAGAGTATTAAAGTTACTTTGTTGAGTGAGGGTATAACTAAGGAG GATACGTACGACTTGCTCGTCCCGAAGACTGGAACCATGGACGACTTGGTTGAAGCTTTGATAAAGAAGGCACAAATTCCGGGCGAAGCTGAGAGCGGAAGGATTCGCATCTATGAGACGAGCTCAAATCGTTTCTATCGTGAACCTTCTCGCGATCATCCTGTTATTAACCTGAATGAGTTCGCGCGAGTCTACGCAGAACGAGTTCCCCAGGAGGAGATCAACGCCGACGACAATCAATTCGTCCAAGTTTTCCACTACCAAAACGACGTCAGTCGCGTTCACGGCGTGCCCTTCAAGTTCTTGGTTGTTGAG GGCGAGACTTTTGCAGACACCAAGAAGAGACTAGAAAAGCGAACTGGAATCAAAGGCAAGAGCTTCGAAAAGATCAAGATCGCTGTTGTGCGACGATCTAATTACTCGAAGCCGCAATATCTTAATGATG ATGATGTGCTGTCAACTTTGGTGCAGGGGGAGGACGACTACCTCGGCCTTGATCACGTAGATAGAACAAGGGCACTGAGGAACGGCGTTGGGGACCTATTCCTTCGATAA